A single window of Salvia splendens isolate huo1 chromosome 8, SspV2, whole genome shotgun sequence DNA harbors:
- the LOC121746000 gene encoding receptor-like protein EIX1: protein MESSGFDLEVHGAACGCGEGVALPRCAGEVIDANEGQDEGEVRCVEREREALVRFKKGVIDESGILSSWVSEDSKKDCCKWKGVVCGNTNTNTYTNTNTTYAHVIALLLGYEYNDYPYTKPLGGNISDALLELHHLTNLDLSMNDFDYQFPRFMGSMKQLEHLNLRACYLHGTLPPQLGNLTNLRTLNLWGPLRSENLDWLSHLSLLNRLDLSLIDLSHTSWLQQILKLRSLQELSLAYSNIGATIPAGVPSANSSSVSLSILDLSCNALVSSNLDWLFNTSTRLSILNMRRNKLDGQIPHVFGRLVLLEDLDLSGNMLEGGISESLRNLSHLQALDLSSNDFSGDLEDFYLGIYLLK from the exons ATGGAAAGTTCTGGATTTGACTTGGAAGTCCACGGAGCTGCTTGTGGTTGTGGAGAAGGAGTTGCACTGCCACGTTGTGCTGGAGAAGTGATTGATGCGAATGAGGGGCAAGATGAAG GAGAAGTAAGGTGCGTGGAGAGGGAAAGAGAAGCTCTGGTGAGGTTCAAGAAAGGTGTTATAGATGAGAGTGGAATTCTCTCATCGTGGGTAAGTGAAGACAGCAAGAAGGATTGCTGCAAATGGAAGGGTGTTGTGTGTGgcaacaccaacaccaacacctacaccaacaccaacaccacCTATGCTCATGTGATCGCTCTACTACTTGGTTATGAGTACAACGATTATCCTTACACCAAACCTTTGGGAGGTAATATTAGTGATGCCTTGCTGGAATTGCATCACTTAACTAATTTGGATTTGAGCATGAACGATTTTGATTATCAGTTCCCACGATTTATGGGTTCCATGAAACAGTTAGAGCACTTGAATCTTCGTGCTTGCTACCTTCATGGGACTCTTCCTCCTCAACTAGGAAACCTGACCAACCTGCGGACACTTAATCTCTGGGGTCCTTTAAGGTCTGAGAATCTTGATTGGCTTTCTCATCTCTCTTTGCTGAATCGACTCGATCTGAGCTTGATTGACTTAAGTCATACAAGTTGGCTACAACAAATACTAAAGCTTCGTTCCTTGCAAGAATTGAGCTTAGCTTACTCTAACATTGGAGCTACTATACCAGCTGGGGTACCCTCTGCTAATTCTTCGTCTGTATCTCTTTCCATCCTTGATTTGTCATGTAACGCGTTAGTGTCTTCCAACCTTGACTGGTTATTTAACACAAGCACGAGACTTTCTATTTTAAACATGCGAAGGAATAAATTAGATGGCCAAATCCCTCACGTGTTTGGGAGACTGGTTCTTCTTGAGGATCTTGATCTTTCTGGCAACATGCTTGAAGGTGGCATCTCTGAATCATTGAGGAATTTGAGTCATTTGCAAGCCTTAGACTTGTCCAGTAATGACTTTAGTGGAGATCTTGAGGACTTTTATTTGGGAATCTATCTACTAAAGTAA
- the LOC121744908 gene encoding receptor-like protein EIX2 has protein sequence MNPYFPQWVQTQRNVRFLDLSYAHISDEVPRWLWSLSPTLLSLNISHNHISGTIPHLLSTSIEDLDVSSNNLSGPLPLLQQSMSTVQLSQNMFSGSLSNICSSLFVKMMILDLSNNHLDGEIPNCWEKMSGLRYLSLGENSFSGEVPHTLGSLSMLTSLNLHGNNLSGELPFTLSKCGELMFIDVGGNNLTGNIPAWIGAITNLVYVILRRNRFYGSIPLEICILTYIQVLDLSINNISGEIPHCFNRFTSLSKKNTTVQGASITFFPTLYEPLNLFEYAFVQWKGGEFEYRKILQHLKLIDLSSNRLVGSIPRSFSSMRALVSLNLSRNMLTGTIISDIGEMEMLEVLDLSRNQLSGHIPNSLAQLHFIAVLDLENNSLWGRIPLSTQLQSFNASAYAGNDGLCGLPLKLCPGDHPLITYQGKNIKKDGGIVSKEFGISMALGFIIGFLGVVAVEGIMGSRRSIFLLLVQIF, from the coding sequence ATGAACCCTTATTTCCCCCAATGGGTTCAAACTCAGAGGAACGTTCGTTTCCTTGATCTTTCTTATGCCCATATATCAGATGAAGTACCTAGATGGCTGTGGAGTTTGTCTCCTACACTTTTGAGTTTAAATATATCCCATAATCATATTAGTGGGACTATTCCTCATCTCCTGTCCACTTCCATCGAAGATTTAGATGTCAGCTCTAACAACCTTTCTGGGCCTCTACCATTGCTTCAACAAAGCATGTCCACTGTTCAGTTGAGTCAAAACATGTTTTCAGGATCACTTTCAAATATATGCTCATCTTTGTTTGTGAAAATGATGATACTTGACCTCTCCAACAACCACTTGGATGGAGAAATACCAAATTGCTGGGAGAAAATGAGTGGCTTGAGATATCTTAGTTTAGGTGAAAACAGTTTTTCTGGTGAAGTTCCACATACTTTGGGCAGCTTGTCGATGCTAACCTCTTTGAACTTGCATGGCAATAATCTGTCTGGTGAGTTGCCTTTTACTTTAAGCAAGTGTGGAGAATTGATGTTCATTGATGTCGGAGGGAACAATTTGACAGGAAATATCCCTGCATGGATAGGTGCAATTACGAACTTGGTATATGTTATCCTTAGACGCAATAGATTTTATGGCAGCATCCCGCTAGAAATCTGCATTCTTACTTACATCCAAGTGTTGGACCTCTCCATAAACAATATATCAGGAGAAATCCCTCACTGCTTCAACAGATTTACCTCACTGAGCAAGAAGAATACAACTGTGCAAGGAGCTTCCATCACCTTCTTCCCTACACTATACGAGCCTTTGAATTTGTTCGAGTATGCATTTGTTCAGTGGAAAGGTGGGGAATTTGAATATCGGAAGATTCTTCAACATCTCAAACTCATTGATCTGTCCAGCAATAGATTAGTAGGGAGCATTCCTAGATCATTTTCCAGTATGAGGGCATTAGTTTCCTTGAACCTATCAAGAAATATGTTGACAGGGACCATAATTTCAGATATTGGTGAAATGGAGATGCTAGAAGTCCTTGATCTATCTAGGAACCAACTCTCTGGTCACATTCCCAATAGCCTAGCACAACTACATTTTATAGCTGTTCTTGATCTGGAAAATAATAGTTTGTGGGGCAGAATTCCATTGAGTACTCAACTACAGAGTTTCAATGCATCTGCTTATGCCGGGAACGATGGACTTTGTGGACTCCCTCTCAAATTGTGCCCAGGAGATCATCCACTCATCACTTATCAAGGAAAAAACATCAAGAAAGATGGTGGCATTGTGAGCAAAGAATTTGGCATATCAATGGCCTTGGGTTTTATTATTGGATTTTTGGGAGTTGTTGCTGTTGAAGGGATCATGGGGAGCCGGAGAAGCATATTTTTACTACTTGTGCAGatattttga
- the LOC121744887 gene encoding uncharacterized protein LOC121744887 — protein MPVYRSFVTCDDPKGVADCKTAIKSKKAKQKQANKTSTSTSKERVKEPSLCFQVMEVSRGAERLSKAVDKPHSATDLLKGALHLQQSLVMFGKLHKEKRPLDLLDHDGGGDKGRVSASRDCYDELRDVIRESFARQNLLPKEKLACDVDRKHSQLCVDLPSSSSSQTSSSLLNSGSSGSSSIRLERKSNLIAKLMGLEEAMPLKAGDGAFLKERAVCRRSPFLDIDLPRPKQPQFKVARRETRTLEEIIETMQFKGRESLHDYKLHSNALFLRNESAADTPPIVIMEPLRVRGDQCIDGGEHIKPRKTGAELPPRPDLKAKKLNEKSAVDHSSKQKLDKRTRARPVKKAAVDSLSTMRMSQPKPLPAQIQKKEAPKIRKPKDAKPQRSDKTQDVAKLAAVKTVRGNNVSKSQVARGRVVAADKAMKPTPLSRTVPKKSLRKGESNSKPSPYVVENTQSESNFATGTETIVSEFVVKNTEPKQATEEVAKAYNVSDSSTNAASSPRDASNTDSSTNAASSPRDASNVITKDDAPHIEDDTLFPSFDSDQIKGCKILMKSRYLLLRSASFLNHVEELFDTGTHDSTVFRSSVDSEGLYDSLLLDCAKEILERKSLSCRSTRNLWSQNLLRRPKYHSSIEQLVEEIADIIEDLQNYNEDCGDIVVADSIYPMLEKDLRRNEEITGAWDSGWRKGYAMEAVDEVMHEVEEQVLSEIVADLITEIMQ, from the exons ATGCCTGTTTACCGATCCTTCGTCACTTGTGACGACCCAAAAGGGGTCGCCGACTGCAAGACCGCCATAAAATCCAAGAAAGCCAAACAAAAACAAGCAAACaaaacatcaacatcaacatcaaagGAGAGAGTGAAGGAGCCCAGCTTGTGTTTTCAAGTGATGGAGGTTTCTAGAGGCGCAGAGAGGCTCAGCAAAGCGGTGGATAAGCCGCACTCCGCCACCGATTTGCTGAAAGGCGCCCTGCATTTGCAGCAGTCCCTTGTTATGTTTGGGAAATTGCACAAGGAGAAGAGGCCTCTTGATCTACTAGATCATGATGGTGGTGGTGATAAGGGGAGAGTTTCTGCATCGAGAGATTGCTATGATGAGCTGAGGGATGTGATAAGGGAGAGCTTCGCCAGGCAGAATTTACTGCCCAAGGAGAAACTAGCTTGTGATGTTGATAGGAAGCATTCTCAGTTGTGTGTGGATTTGCCGTCTTCTAGCTCGAGCCAGACGTCGTCTTCGTTGCTCAACTCGGGCTCCTCGGGGTCTTCCAGCATCCGGCTTGAGAGGAAGTCGAACTTGATTGCGAAGCTCATGGGGTTGGAGGAAGCAATGCCCTTGAAAGCAGGGGATGGTGCGTTTTTGAAGGAGAGGGCTGTGTGTAGGAGAAGCCCTTTCCTTGATATTGATCTGCCGAGGCCTAAACAGCCTCAGTTCAAGGTAGCTAGAAGAGAGACAAGGACGTTGGAAGAGATCATTGAGACAATGCAGTTTAAGGGGAGAGAGTCTTTACATGATTACAAGTTGCATTCTAATGCATTGTTCTTGAGGAATGAATCGGCTGCTGATACCCCGCCTATCGTGATCATGGAGCCTCTTCGTGTCCGTGGTGATCAGTGTATCGATGGAGGGGAGCACATCAAGCCAAGAAAGACGGGGGCAGAGCTTCCACCTAGACCAGATTTGAAGGCAAAGAAGCTCAATGAGAAATCTGCAGTGGATCATTCTTCGAAACAGAAGCTCGATAAGAGAACTCGAGCGAGGCCAGTAAAGAAAGCAGCAGTAGATAGTCTCTCTACGATGAGGATGAGCCAACCGAAGCCTCTTCCTGCACAAATACAGAAGAAAGAAGCTCCCAAAATAAGGAAACCAAAAGATGCTAAGCCTCAAAGGTCTGATAAGACTCAAGATGTAGCCAAACTTGCTGCAGTGAAGACTGTGAGAGGAAACAATGTCTCTAAAAGTCAGGTTGCTAGAGGAAGGGTTGTAGCCGCGGATAAGGCCATGAAACCAACACCTCTTAGTCGAACTGTTCCAAAGAAGAGTCTGCGGAAAGGTGAATCCAACAGCAAGCCCTCACCATATGTA GTTGAAAATACACAAAGTGAAAGCAATTTTGCAACCGGTACTGAAACTATTGTTAGCGAGTTCGTGGTGAAGAATACAGAACCAAAACAAGCTACTGAGGAAGTGGCTAAAGCTTATAATGTGTCTG ATAGTTCAACGAATGCAGCAAGTTCTCCTAGAGATGCTTCGAACACAGATAGTTCAACGAATGCAGCAAGTTCTCCTAGAGATGCTTCGAACGTAATTACCAAGGATGATGCCCCTCATATTGAAGATGACACTTTGTTTCCAAGTTTTGATTCAGATCAGATCAAAGGCTGCAAAATCCTAATGAAGTCGAGATACTTACTCCTAAGAAGTGCTTCATTTCTCAATCATGTAGAGGAGCTCTTCGACACAGGCACTCATGACTCTACAGTCTTTCGAAGTTCAGTTGATAGTGAAGGGCTTTACGATTCTCTTCTCCTCGACTGTgcaaaagaaatactagagcgTAAGAGCCTAAGCTGCAGGAGCACGAGAAATCTTTGGTCACAAAACCTCTTAAGAAGGCCGAAATACCATTCATCTATAGAGCAGTTGGTAGAGGAGATAGCTGATATCATTGAAGATTTGCAAAACTACAATGAAGATTGTGGCGATATAGTTGTTGCAGACAGCATATACCCGATGCTGGAGAAAGACCTAAGGCGGAATGAAGAGATAACGGGTGCTTGGGATTCTGGCTGGAGGAAGGGATATGCAATGGAAGCAGTTGATGAAGTGATGCATGAAGTGGAAGAGCAAGTTTTGAGTGAAATAGTAGCTGATTTGATTACAGAAATTATGCAATAA